In Carya illinoinensis cultivar Pawnee chromosome 9, C.illinoinensisPawnee_v1, whole genome shotgun sequence, the following are encoded in one genomic region:
- the LOC122277400 gene encoding thaumatin-like protein 1, translating into MGNKAVLFGLTFSFLLFSRARSVAFTIKNNCPYTIWPGTLTGGGPQLSSTGFQLDSGASLTLDVQPKWSGRMWARSHCSNTNGKFTCGTADCGSGQITCNGAGGIPPASLVEFTLADNGGQDFYDVSLVDGFNLPVSITPQGGSVGCQSTSCPKDVNQVCPPELSVKGFNGEVIACKSACEVFNQPQYCCSGEYGTPERCPPTTYSEIFKDQCPQAYSYAYDDKTSTFTCTGGANYLITFCP; encoded by the exons ATGGGAAACAAAGCAGTACTCTTCGGTCTTaccttttctttcctcttattCTCGA GGGCTCGCTCGGTTGCATTCACAATAAAAAACAACTGCCCCTACACGATATGGCCAGGAACATTGACTGGTGGCGGGCCTCAGTTATCATCAACCGGGTTCCAGCTAGACTCCGGAGCTTCGTTAACCCTTGATGTTCAACCCAAGTGGTCAGGCCGCATGTGGGCTCGATCCCACTGCTCCAATACCAACGGCAAGTTCACTTGTGGCACAGCCGACTGCGGCTCTGGCCAGATCACATGCAACGGTGCGGGTGGAATCCCGCCAGCCTCGCTCGTAGAGTTTACTCTAGCAGACAATGGCGGGCAAGATTTCTACGATGTTAGCCTCGTGGATGGGTTCAATTTGCCCGTATCAATAACACCGCAAGGCGGCTCGGTTGGGTGCCAAAGCACGAGCTGCCCCAAAGATGTGAACCAGGTTTGCCCGCCGGAACTGTCAGTTAAAGGATTTAACGGGGAGGTTATCGCCTGCAAGAGCGCGTGTGAGGTTTTCAATCAGCCGCAGTACTGTTGCAGCGGAGAGTATGGGACACCAGAGAGATGTCCACCGACGACATATTCTGAGATTTTCAAGGATCAGTGTCCCCAGGCTTATAGCTACGCCTACGATGACAAGACTAGCACATTTACATGCACCGGTGGAGCTAATTATCTCATTACATTCTGTCCTTGA